In a genomic window of Phaenicophaeus curvirostris isolate KB17595 chromosome Z, BPBGC_Pcur_1.0, whole genome shotgun sequence:
- the CZH18orf32 gene encoding UPF0729 protein C18orf32 homolog: protein MVCIPCIVIPVLLWVYKKFLEPYIYPVIAPFIKRVWPKRAVEETTDTKQGQGGSAQNPWAASAVKRGQEDEPGIYKFESNSVANGIATKRSTEVSDKKAD from the exons ATGGTGTGCATTCCTTGTATTGTCATTCCAGTTCTCCTCTGGGTCTACAAGAAATTCCTTGAACCGTACATCTACCCCGTCATTGCACCCTTCATTAAGCGTGTGTGGCCCAAGAGAGCTGTGGAAGAAACGACAGACACAAAACAAGGTCAAGGAGGCAGCGCTCAAAATCCATGGGCAGCTTCAGCTGTGAAAAGAGGCCAGGAGGATGAGCCTGGAATTTATAAG TTTGAAAGCAACAGCGTTGCAAATGGAATTGCTACAAAGAGATCCACAGAGGTGTCTGACAAAAAAGCGGATTGA